The following are encoded in a window of Alphaproteobacteria bacterium genomic DNA:
- a CDS encoding TonB-dependent receptor: MSKSFWLLSAGLTAFAAPAYAQSDQTTTTTNSGTENAAVQPPMTNEPDIVITAQGRRQVLQDVPIAVTAVGGDQMQNSGANDIRQLNQLAPSLLVSSTGTEANGSARIRGIGTVGDNPGLESSVAVFIDGVYRSRSGIGLNELGEVERVEVLRGPQGTLFGRNASAGLIHIITRRPEFDAFSGFAELTYGNFDQIRAAGGINIPMGETFAGRIDAVYAQRDGFYHVVNPTGGTESRVNDRDRFFVRAQALWEPSDSLSIRLIGDYSKRDESCCGAVYLDRETTPEIGNLNNPATPFLVGGITNPEGNNIINVLRDLGQPLAGFSNPYSRNIYVSPGRSFNGETEDGGVSVEVNWDLGGANLTSITAYRDYSSGQPGDVDYGTVDILYRGGDGVVREFQTFSQELRFNGTTFNGHLEWLVGAYFADEDLELTDNLRFGNQYGRFATCRIISGGGLSGLYSPGSPSCVIPGVGPATLAGATGASGPDIVAGFNRLDSLNNLGSTTDRYTQNSRNYAFFTHNILHITNRLDFTLGLRYTNERKRFDTTFGNDNTICPQLQASLLDDLTTTTAGTPTQIATARALAGALIGLGCQGNSTAELNGVRITDRRSEDEFTGTGILSYRPNDDLMLYASYSRGYKAGGFNLDRSALKSPILPFSLTPGGAQALTGNLQFDPEINNAYEIGVKYSHGPFVLNVAAFRQDFRNFQLNTFNGTVFLVQTINGCSHLVGGSLADQDQNLSASGSNFNAAAATTGSCAPDDVTYGVRSQGIEVEASVRPRHDMSLNLGLTIADTKYQHDLVGNESGVPLDPALRMLPGHRLSNAPHIVGTGAFTWTPAIGNSGWTGLLYADARMTDNYNTGSDLFPQKAQDAYTIVNARIGIRGPGQQWSLELWAQNLFDTDYAQVAFNTPFQAGTTAAPFVDPAFPGGRQLFSAFLAEPRTYGITGRFRF; this comes from the coding sequence ATGTCGAAGAGCTTCTGGCTGCTGTCCGCCGGCCTGACCGCCTTTGCAGCGCCCGCCTACGCGCAGAGCGATCAGACCACGACCACCACGAACAGCGGCACCGAGAATGCCGCGGTCCAGCCCCCGATGACCAACGAGCCGGACATCGTCATCACCGCCCAGGGCCGCCGGCAGGTCCTTCAGGACGTTCCGATCGCGGTGACCGCCGTCGGCGGCGACCAGATGCAGAACAGCGGCGCCAACGACATCCGCCAGCTCAACCAGCTCGCGCCGTCGCTGCTCGTCTCCTCCACCGGCACCGAGGCCAACGGATCGGCCCGAATCCGCGGCATCGGCACGGTCGGCGACAATCCCGGCCTCGAAAGCTCGGTGGCAGTGTTCATCGACGGCGTCTACCGCTCGCGCAGCGGCATCGGCCTCAACGAACTCGGCGAGGTCGAGCGGGTCGAGGTGCTGCGCGGCCCGCAGGGCACCCTGTTCGGCCGCAACGCTTCGGCCGGCCTCATCCATATCATCACCCGCCGCCCGGAATTCGACGCGTTCAGCGGCTTCGCCGAGCTGACCTACGGCAATTTCGACCAGATCCGCGCCGCCGGCGGGATCAACATTCCGATGGGCGAGACCTTCGCCGGCCGGATCGACGCCGTCTATGCGCAGCGGGACGGCTTCTACCACGTCGTCAATCCCACGGGCGGCACCGAGAGCCGGGTCAACGACCGCGACCGCTTCTTCGTCCGCGCCCAGGCGCTGTGGGAGCCGAGCGATTCGCTCTCGATCCGCCTGATCGGCGATTATTCCAAGCGCGACGAATCGTGCTGCGGCGCCGTTTATCTCGATCGCGAGACGACCCCGGAGATCGGCAACCTCAACAACCCGGCCACGCCCTTCCTCGTCGGCGGCATCACCAATCCGGAGGGCAACAACATCATCAACGTGTTGCGCGACCTCGGCCAGCCGCTGGCCGGGTTCAGCAACCCCTACAGCCGCAACATCTACGTGAGCCCGGGTCGCTCCTTCAACGGCGAGACCGAGGATGGCGGAGTCTCGGTCGAGGTCAATTGGGACCTCGGGGGCGCAAACCTCACCTCGATCACCGCCTATCGCGACTATTCGTCGGGGCAGCCGGGCGACGTCGATTACGGCACGGTCGACATCCTCTACCGCGGCGGCGACGGCGTGGTCCGCGAGTTCCAGACCTTCAGCCAGGAGCTCCGATTCAACGGCACCACCTTCAACGGGCATCTGGAATGGCTGGTCGGCGCCTATTTCGCCGACGAGGATCTGGAGCTGACCGACAATCTGCGGTTCGGCAATCAATATGGCCGCTTCGCGACCTGCCGCATCATCTCCGGCGGCGGCCTGTCCGGCCTCTACTCGCCGGGCAGCCCGAGCTGCGTCATTCCGGGCGTCGGTCCGGCTACGCTCGCGGGTGCGACCGGAGCGAGCGGCCCGGACATCGTCGCTGGCTTCAACCGGCTGGACAGCCTCAACAATCTCGGCAGCACGACCGACCGCTACACGCAGAACAGCCGCAATTACGCGTTCTTCACGCACAACATCCTTCACATCACCAACCGGTTGGATTTCACCCTCGGGCTTCGTTACACCAACGAGCGCAAGCGGTTCGACACCACCTTCGGCAACGACAACACGATCTGCCCGCAGCTGCAGGCCTCCCTGCTCGACGACCTGACGACGACCACGGCCGGAACGCCGACGCAGATCGCGACCGCCCGCGCCCTCGCGGGCGCCCTGATCGGCCTCGGCTGCCAGGGCAATTCGACGGCCGAGCTCAACGGCGTTCGAATCACCGACCGCCGAAGCGAGGACGAGTTCACCGGCACCGGCATCCTTTCTTATCGGCCCAACGACGATCTGATGCTCTACGCCAGCTATTCGCGCGGCTATAAAGCGGGCGGCTTCAACCTCGACCGCTCGGCGCTGAAATCGCCGATCCTTCCCTTCTCGCTGACTCCGGGCGGCGCCCAGGCGCTGACCGGCAACCTGCAGTTCGATCCCGAGATCAACAACGCCTACGAGATCGGCGTCAAATATTCGCACGGGCCGTTCGTTCTCAACGTCGCCGCGTTCCGGCAGGACTTCAGGAACTTCCAGCTCAATACGTTCAACGGCACGGTGTTCCTGGTGCAGACGATCAACGGCTGCAGCCATCTCGTCGGCGGGTCGCTGGCGGACCAGGATCAGAACCTCTCCGCCTCCGGCTCGAACTTCAACGCCGCCGCGGCCACCACCGGCTCTTGCGCTCCCGACGACGTCACCTATGGCGTTCGCTCGCAGGGCATCGAGGTCGAGGCCTCGGTCCGCCCGCGGCACGACATGTCGCTCAATCTCGGCCTGACCATCGCCGACACCAAGTATCAGCATGACCTGGTCGGGAACGAAAGCGGGGTTCCGCTCGATCCTGCGCTCCGCATGCTGCCGGGCCACCGCCTGTCCAACGCGCCCCACATCGTCGGCACCGGCGCGTTCACCTGGACTCCGGCGATCGGCAATTCGGGCTGGACCGGCCTGCTCTATGCGGACGCCAGGATGACCGACAATTACAACACCGGCTCCGACCTGTTCCCGCAAAAGGCGCAGGATGCCTACACCATCGTCAACGCCCGCATCGGCATCCGCGGGCCGGGGCAGCAATGGTCGCTCGAGCTGTGGGCGCAGAACCTGTTCGACACCGATTACGCGCAGGTTGCGTTCAACACCCCGTTCCAGGCCGGCACGACCGCCGCGCCCTTCGTCGATCCGGCCTTCCCGGGCGGGCGCCAGCTCTTCTCGGCCTTCCTCGCCGAGCCGCGGACCTACGGAATCACCGGCCGCTTCCGCTTCTGA
- a CDS encoding translation initiation factor IF-3, translated as MTRRPTAPPLHGPRFNEFISVPRVRVIDENGENIGVLLTAEAIEQAAEVGLDLVEVSPNADPPVCKFLDVGKYKYEAQKKANLARKSQKTQEIKEIKMRPNIDDHDYDVKMKKVVAFIGEGDKVKITLRFRGRELAHGELGMRLLQRVQADVAETAKVEQHPRMEGRQMLMVLAPK; from the coding sequence ATCACCCGGCGCCCCACCGCGCCGCCGCTCCACGGCCCCCGCTTCAACGAGTTCATCTCCGTGCCCAGGGTGCGCGTGATCGATGAAAATGGCGAAAATATCGGCGTTCTGCTGACCGCCGAGGCGATCGAGCAGGCCGCCGAAGTCGGCCTCGACCTCGTCGAGGTCTCGCCCAATGCCGATCCGCCCGTCTGCAAGTTCCTCGACGTCGGCAAATACAAATACGAGGCGCAGAAGAAGGCCAATCTTGCCCGCAAATCGCAAAAGACGCAGGAGATCAAGGAGATCAAGATGCGTCCGAACATCGACGACCACGATTACGACGTGAAGATGAAGAAGGTCGTCGCGTTCATCGGCGAGGGGGACAAGGTCAAGATCACCCTGCGCTTCCGCGGCCGCGAGCTGGCCCATGGCGAGCTCGGCATGCGGCTGCTGCAGCGGGTCCAGGCGGACGTCGCGGAGACGGCCAAGGTCGAGCAGCACCCGCGCATGGAAGGCCGCCAGATGCTGATGGTGCTGGCGCCCAAGTGA
- a CDS encoding UDP-N-acetylglucosamine 2-epimerase (non-hydrolyzing), which produces MPPQTVHLIAAARPNFMKVAPLWHALDSAPEFRPVLVHTGQHYDANMSGEILKDLGLPDPDVHLGIGSGSHAEQTGRVMIEYGRIAESMRPDWLVVVGDVNSTLAAALVGTKLGIRTVHLEAGLRSRDRSMPEEINRMATDAVGDVLWTPSPDADRNLTAEGVPAERITRVGNIMLDSFERCRPAIAAAAVPEALGLRGASYCVATLHRPSNVDSRAALQSLVDCLAAIQRRLQVVFPVHPRTAARLAEHGLDQALARSGILLVSPLPYIRFMSLVSSAAAVVTDSGGLQEETTYLGIPCLTLRDSTERPITIEQGTNRLATPENAAAMLDAALASGRGTPRRPEYWDGNTASRCLEDLKRRSGLVLGANRRAAA; this is translated from the coding sequence TTGCCGCCGCAGACCGTCCACCTGATCGCCGCCGCACGCCCCAATTTCATGAAGGTGGCGCCGCTGTGGCACGCGCTCGATTCGGCGCCGGAATTCCGCCCCGTGCTGGTCCATACCGGCCAGCATTACGACGCCAACATGTCGGGCGAGATATTGAAGGATCTCGGCCTGCCGGATCCGGACGTCCACCTCGGCATCGGCTCGGGCAGCCATGCCGAGCAGACCGGCCGGGTGATGATCGAATATGGCAGGATCGCGGAAAGCATGCGGCCCGACTGGCTGGTCGTCGTCGGCGACGTCAATTCCACGCTCGCCGCGGCGCTGGTGGGGACCAAGCTCGGCATTCGCACCGTTCATCTCGAGGCCGGGCTTCGCTCGCGCGACCGCTCGATGCCGGAAGAGATCAACCGCATGGCGACCGACGCGGTCGGCGACGTGCTTTGGACCCCGTCGCCCGACGCCGACCGCAATCTGACCGCCGAGGGCGTTCCGGCGGAGCGGATCACGCGCGTCGGCAACATCATGCTCGACAGCTTCGAGCGGTGCCGGCCGGCGATCGCCGCGGCGGCGGTGCCGGAGGCGCTCGGCCTTCGCGGTGCATCCTATTGCGTGGCGACGCTCCACCGGCCCTCCAACGTCGACAGCCGCGCCGCGTTGCAGAGCCTCGTTGACTGCCTTGCCGCGATCCAGCGCCGGCTTCAGGTCGTGTTCCCCGTTCATCCGCGAACCGCGGCGCGGCTCGCCGAGCACGGCCTCGACCAGGCTCTCGCGCGCTCCGGCATTCTGCTCGTCTCCCCGCTTCCATACATACGCTTCATGAGCCTCGTCTCCAGTGCGGCCGCCGTGGTCACGGATTCGGGCGGGCTGCAGGAGGAGACCACATATCTCGGCATTCCGTGCCTGACGCTGAGAGACAGCACGGAGCGGCCGATCACGATCGAGCAGGGCACGAATCGCCTCGCAACGCCCGAGAACGCCGCCGCGATGCTCGATGCGGCTCTCGCCTCGGGCCGAGGGACGCCACGCCGGCCCGAATATTGGGACGGAAACACCGCTTCGCGCTGCCTGGAGGACCTGAAACGCCGCTCCGGACTCGTCCTCGGCGCGAACCGGCGCGCCGCCGCCTAG